From Saccharomycodes ludwigii strain NBRC 1722 chromosome IV, whole genome shotgun sequence, one genomic window encodes:
- the ALG14 gene encoding N-acetylglucosaminyldiphosphodolichol N-acetylglucosaminyltransferase anchoring subunit ALG14 (similar to Saccharomyces cerevisiae YBR070C | ALG14 | Asparagine Linked Glycosylation) yields the protein MNSTNIWILILSVLVIHFNITIIKTFKLFKKNITPLSSGSSQICKGETNSNNNNNNKIPKRVIVYLGSGGHTGEMIRLLKNYPVLFKSKEMIVTYSDGQSYKNFKKTFCSTAAKDCTLSNIKYIRLYKAREVGANVFSSFKSIILTNLIILFKLTPLAIKLVLLSICSLFSKEKNPSDKTIILLNGPGTCCLLSVFFKMIQFIINFVIVAKSGNIKIIYVESLARVKKLSLTGKILYYFGLADEFIVQWPELHRRLDRSKYYGIIV from the coding sequence atgaataGTACAAATATATGGATCCTAATTTTATCAGTGCTTGTAAttcattttaatataactataattaaaacatttaaactatttaaaaaaaatatcacccCATTGTCCTCTGGTAGTAGTCAGATATGTAAGGGTGAAaccaatagtaataataataataataataaaatccCTAAACGAGTTATAGTGTATCTGGGATCTGGTGGACATACCGGTGAAATGATCAGattgttgaaaaattatcctgtgttatttaaaagtaaagaGATGATTGTAACATATTCAGATGGACAAAGTTATaagaattttaaaaaaacgTTCTGTAGCACCGCTGCAAAAGATTGTACTCTCAGCAATATTAAGTACATTAGATTGTACAAGGCCAGAGAAGTTGGAGCAAATGTTTTTAGTTCCTTCAAGTCTATAATACTCACtaatctaataatattatttaaattgaCTCCTTTGGCTATTAAATTAGTATTGTTATCCATTTGTTCGTTGTTttcaaaggaaaaaaatccATCTGACAAaactataattttattgaatgGGCCTGGAACGTGTTGTTTACTATCTGTATTTTTCAAGATGATACAATTTATCATTAACTTTGTAATTGTTGCCAAAAGTggcaatattaaaataatttatgtTGAAAGTTTAGCACGTGTTAAGAAACTAAGTTTAACTgggaaaatattatattatttcgGTTTGGCTGATGAATTCATAGTCCAATGGCCTGAATTGCATAGGAGACTAGACAGAAGCAAATACTACGGGATAATTGTgtag
- the TPI1 gene encoding triose-phosphate isomerase TPI1 (similar to Saccharomyces cerevisiae YDR050C | TPI1 | Triose-Phosphate Isomerase) gives MSSNRTFFVGGNFKLNGSKKLITEIVERLNNADLPSDVEVVIAPPAPYLALAVSLNKSKQVSVAGQNTYVKASGAYTGENSVEFLKDVGAKWVILGHSERRSYFHEDSELIAEKTKFAIDSGVKVILCVGELLEERKAGITLSVVEKQLDPVFAKVPKEKWASDIVVAYEPVWAIGTGLAATPDDAEETQLAIRKYIATKIGEAEAQKVRILYGGSANGKNATSFKDKKDVDGFLVGGASLKPEFIDIIKSRQ, from the coding sequence ATGTCTAGTAACAGAACTTTTTTCGTCGGTGGTAACTTTAAATTAAACGgttccaaaaaattaattactgAAATTGTTGAAAGATTGAACAATGCCGATCTTCCATCCGATGTCGAAGTTGTTATTGCTCCACCAGCCCCATACTTAGCTTTGGCTGTCTCCTTGAACAAGAGCAAGCAAGTTTCCGTTGCTGGTCAAAACACTTACGTTAAGGCTTCTGGTGCCTACACTGGTGAAAACTCCGTTGAATTTTTGAAGGATGTTGGTGCTAAGTGGGTTATCTTGGGTCACTCTGAAAGAAGAAGTTACTTCCATGAAGACAGTGAATTGATTGCTGAAAAGACCAAGTTTGCCATTGACAGCGGTGTCAAGGTCATCTTGTGTGTTGGTGAATTAttagaagaaagaaaagctGGTATCACTTTAAGTGTTgttgaaaaacaattggACCCAGTCTTTGCCAAGGTTCCAAAGGAAAAATGGGCTAGTGacattgttgttgcttACGAACCAGTCTGGGCTATTGGTACCGGTTTGGCTGCTACTCCAGATGATGCTGAAGAAACTCAATTGGCCATCAGAAAGTACATTGCTACCAAGATTGGTGAAGCTGAAGCTCAAAAGGTTAGAATCTTGTACGGTGGTAGTGCCAACGGTAAGAACGCTACCTCTTTCAAGGACAAGAAGGATGTTGACGGTTTCTTAGTTGGTGGTGCCTCCTTGAAGCCAGAATTTATTGACATTATCAAGTCTAGACAATAG